A window from Leucoraja erinacea ecotype New England unplaced genomic scaffold, Leri_hhj_1 Leri_104S, whole genome shotgun sequence encodes these proteins:
- the LOC129715176 gene encoding calcium-activated chloride channel regulator 1-like, protein MQSAIVLSADSQLTIRTLSSETLWNQEPSFKITTSQFMIINHLQSQSVPCNPRHIQAQSLRGRMMPQKTFALVLVSLLCAFITNCSGAKLVNNGYRDIVIAVNPGVFDENLIESIKEMMYDASAYLHLATKQQLYFSEIKILLPYTWTVNSSLFQRSTTQSYAKADVIIAAPYLKHRDAPYTLQPRGCGEKGRYIHFTPNFMLNDTLASAYGSRGQAFVHEWAHLRWGVFDEYDDLTPFYITSDGTVDATRCSKEIRGKIADCTGTSCTPCNIDPNTRLPKGNCQFFPEMDQSSSSSIMYVQGLTNADKFCDDKTHNAEVPNSQNRICNYRSIWDMISKSEDFKNSSSPHTGSVIPTFTFLQAKHRVVCLVLDVSASMGLENRINKLQQAAKVFLLQIIEDGSHVGIVSFHSAAFTDSKLKLIDGDDARNELVQLLPTTASGGRNICIGVRSGFAVLRADDGSTSGDEIILVVLGEDNGINGCFAEVEQSGAIIHTIAIGQNATEELEQLSIMTGGLQFAAADNLDSNGLIDAFSALVATNGDINHQPIQLESSGTRIDNGTWMNGTVVFDKTVGNDTMFVVTWDAQTPIVIVRNPSGKTYNHDDFRINQTEHTAHLKIQGTAQTGNWIYNILNHGIKQFVTTSVTSRAADAEIPPVNVNVYMNKKDIMSPIIIYVEVTHGFLPVLHANVTAIIERPSGPPIKQKLYDDGLGADVNSDDGIYSKYFLMLNGAGRYSVNVHVQGEERIAQVALRRGGHAPQYTKNGNIQTHSANLPNKEGLVAQLGGFQRVKSGGTILVPSEALSIDFRPCKITDLQATIVKNRIKLEWTAPGGDYDQGKASHYEMRMSDNLLQLRDNFFNVNLVNLTSMKPRSFGSRETATIVLEHRELQNGATLYFAVRAYDENQRVSEMSNVAKASVFVPLIEHPNDVNISVIVSIVTIAIFIVCLIILITNCVLNSVSQKRILADEE, encoded by the exons ATGCAGAGTGCAATAGTGTTATCGGCAGACAGCCAATTGACAATTAGAACACTTTCCTCAGAGACACTTTGGAATCAGGAACCATCATTTAAAATTACAACATCCCAATTTATGATAATTAATCATTTACAGAGTCAAAGCGTTCCTTGCAATCCAAGACACATTCAGGCACAAAGCCTCAGAGGCAGGATGATGCCTCAGAAAACCTTTGCTTTGGTGCTTGTCTCCCTCCTGTGTGCTTTTATTACAAACTGTTCTGGAGCAAAACTGGTGAATAATGGATATCGAGACATTGTTATCGCTGTTAACCCTGGTGTTTTTGATGAAAACCTTATTGAGAGCATTAAG GAAATGATGTATGATGCTTCTGCCTACCTACACCTGGCTACCAAACAGCAACTTTATTTCTCAGAAATAAAAATTCTGTTGCCTTATACCTGGACAGTTAATTCCAGCTTGTTTCAAAGATCAACAACTCAATCTTATGCAAAG GCAGATGTGATCATTGCTGCACCTTATCTGAAACATCGAGATGCTCCGTACACCCTGCAACCTCGTGGTTGTGGCGAGAAGGGTCGCTACATTCACTTCACCCCAAACTTCATGCTAAACGACACCCTGGCTTCAGCTTATGGCTCAAGAG GGCAAGCATTCGTTCATGAATGGGCCCATCTTCGATGGGGAGTATTTGATGAATATGATGATTTGACGCCTTTTTATATAACTAGTGATGGTACTGTTGATGCAACAAG ATGCTCGAAAGAAATAAGAGGGAAGATAGCTGATTGTACGGGCACTTCCTGTACACCTTGCAACATAGATCCCAACACTAGGCTGCCTAAAGGCAATTGTCAATTCTTCCCAGAGATGGATCAGAGTTCATCATCTTCGATAATGTACGTGCAGGGTCTGACAAAT GCGGATAAATTTTGTGATGACAAGACTCACAATGCTGAAGTGCCCAACTCACAGAACAGAATATGCAATTACAGGAGCATTTGGGATATGATCAGCAAGTCGGAGGATTTCAAAAACAGTTCCTCACCCCACACTGGATCCGTCATCCCAACGTTCACGTTTCTTCAGGCCAAGCACCGTGTTGTTTGCTTAGTCCTTGATGTCTCAGCAAGCATGGGGTTG GAGAATCGTATAAATAAGCTCCAACAAGCAGCCAAAGTATTCTTACTCCAGATCATTGAAGATGGCTCGCACGTCGGAATAGTTAGTTTTCATTCTGCTGCATTTACTGACTCAAAGCTGAAATTAATTGATGGTGATGATGCcaggaatgaacttgtacaactGCTGCCCACAACAGCCAGTGGGGGAAGAAATATCTGCATAGGAGTTAGGTCTGGATTTGCG GTACTTCGTGCAGATGATGGTTCTACAAGTGGTGATGAAATCATATTGGTGGTTCTTGGTGAGGACAATGGAATAAACGGTTGCTTTGCAGAGGTGGAGCAAAGTGGAGCCATAATCCACACCATAGCAATAGGGCAAAATGCGACTGAAGAACTAGAGCAGCTCTCCATTATGACAG GAGGTTTACAGTTTGCAGCAGCTGATAATTTGGATTCAAATGGATTAATTGATGCATTCAGTGCATTGGTCGCAACAAACGGTGACATTAATCATCAGCCAATCCAG CTTGAAAGTTCAGGAACAAGGATCGACAACGGCACATGGATGAATGGCACGGTTGTTTTTGATAAGACTGTTGGAAATGACACCATGTTTGTGGTTACTTGGGATGCTCAGACTCCTATTGTGATTGTACGTAACCCTAGTGGAAAAACATACAACCACGATGACTTCAGGATAAATCAAACAGAACACACAGCCCATCTTAAGATTCAAGGCACTGCACAG ACTGGAAATTGGATCTACAACATCCTGAATCATGGAATCAAACAGTTTGTAACAACCTCTGTTACATCACGAGCAGCAGACGCAGAAATTCCCCCAGTGAATGTCAATGTATACATGAACAAAAAAGACATCATGAGCCCAATCATTATCTACGTGGAGGTTACTCATGGATTTCTACCAGTCCTGCATGCCAATGTGACAGCTATTATTGAACGTCCCAGTGGTCCTCCGATTAAACAGAAGCTTTATGACGATGGCTTAG GTGCTGATGTGAACAGCGATGATGGTATTTACTCCAAGTATTTCCTCATGTTAAATGGAGCTGGAagatatagtgttaatgtgcatgtaCAGGGAGAGGAAAGGATCGCACAAGTGGCACTCAGAAGAGGAGGGCATGCTCCACAGTACACAAAAAATG GAAATATCCAAACACATTCAGCAAATCTTCCAAACAAGGAGGGTCTTGTGGCTCAATTAGGAGGCTTCCAAAGGGTCAAATCAGGAGGAACAATTTTAGTCCCCTCAGAAGCACTCAGTATTGACTTCAGACCATGTAAAATCACAGATCTTCAAGCAACAATAGTTAAAAATAGAATTAAGCTGGAATGGACAGCGCCAGGAGGAGACTATGATCAAGGCAAAG CTTCGCACTATGAAATGAGGATGAGTGACAACCTGCTGCAACTTCGAGACAACTTCTTCAATGTTAATCTGGTTAATTTGACCAGTATGAAACCACGATCATTTGGTTCCAGAGAAACAGCCACAATTGTTCTCGAACATAGAGAACTGCAAAACGGGGCAACTCTGTATTTTGCTGTCCGTGCATATGATGAAAATCAGCGGGTTTCTGAAATGTCAAATGTGGCCAAAGCTTCTGTCTTTGTACCTTTAATTGAGCACCCAAATGATGTTAACATATCAGTGATAGTTTCAATTGTAACCATTGCTATATTTATTGTATGCTTGATTATTTTGATCACAAATTGTGTTCTGAATAGTGTTAGCCAAAAGAGAATTTTGGCAGATGAAGAGTAA